In Drosophila takahashii strain IR98-3 E-12201 chromosome 4, DtakHiC1v2, whole genome shotgun sequence, one DNA window encodes the following:
- the Mitf gene encoding microphthalmia-associated transcription factor isoform X3 has translation MTESGIDLGFDMEFDLNISLLNDNENMDFLPNVTVAGSSENMEFYELKSSTRCLRSDEIPTFKTATPTSRTQLKLQLQREQHQQQQQQMMIQQQILDSPDPKLHLLFGSGQGSMESEFIDSGSTSACGSGSSSLEQMSQLVQMDNLIESSSAVKLKVPLQSIGVDVPPQVLQVSTVLENPTRYHVIQKQKNQVRQYLSESFKPSIWGCHNSEIKMANNSASTGNLQSSSLDKGLQLERTNSYGCDTAVSAKRSMHSEDSMPNSTFGNSFSRNDNLNTTERVNQVSGESPMAQKTNQLGYVKTNSSLSSSTTRTSSGMVNSIRISSTASSLQSTSAPISPSLSSVATSASELPSFDSDPDDLFDDILQNDSFNFDKNFNSELSIKQEPQNLTDAEMNAMAKDRQKKDNHNMIERRRRFNINDRIKELGTLLPKGSDAFYEVVRDIRPNKGTILKSSVDYIKCLKHEVTRLRQNECRQRQVELQNRKLMSRIRELELQAKSHGISLSEYHLTSVSAPTQPNAYLKSSSLSPSVSRSRRSLFDLPVEKKVMNSPDVNMAMNQIDELMEDCKHPVQGGDPMLSSHSHMPTASESLSPKQLNCASFEPKIVLEADPGLFRGKSNLVADDCCSINCGTSCYIQHQSTHEGHRNHCQHPSLRGIHSLSDSVQNSEFSRLEHCDDPILSSSHRSLGTVDEDQHSSVDMSAVMINDSLSSLVDDNHSEPMLLTPDTLDIDL, from the exons ATGACGGAATCTGGAATCGATTTGGGCTTCGATATGGAGTTCGATCTAAATATTAGCCTGTTAAATGATAACGAAAATATGGATTTCCTACCAAATGTTACTGTAGCAGGCAGTTCTGAGAATATGGAGTTCTATGAATTAAAGTCATCAACTCGCTGTTTACGGTCGGATGAAAT ACCAACATTCAAAACTGCCACACCCACGTCACGAACCCAACTGAAGCTTCAGTTACAACGGgaacaacatcaacagcaacaacagcaaatgaTGATACAGCAACAGATTCTGGACTCGCCAGACCCAAAATTGCATCTATTGTTTGGCAGTGGACAGGGATCAATGGAATCGGAATTCATCGACAGCGGTAGCACCAGCGCTTGTGGCAGCGGGTCATCTAGTCTAGAACAAATGTCACAATTAGTGCAAATGGATAATTTAATTGAGTCGTCAAGTGCAGTTAAACTTAAAGTTCCTCTTCAAAGTATTGGTGTAGATGTGCCACCCCAAGTGCTGcag gtCAGTACAGTGCTGGAAAACCCAACAAGATATCACGTTATTCAAAAGCAAAAGAATCAAGTGAGACAATATCTTAGTGAATCCTTTAAGCCATCTATATGGGGCTGTCATAACAGCGAA ataaaaatggcaaataacTCTGCGTCGACAGGTAATCTTCAGAGTTCGTCTTTAGACAAAGGCCTTCAATTGGAGCGTACAAACAGTTACGGATGTGATACGGCTGTTAGTGCTAAAAGATCTATGCATTCTGAAGACTCAATGCCCAATTCCACATTTGGGAACAGTTTTTCAAGAAATGATAACTTAAATACCACTGAGCGTGTTAACCAAGTTTCTGGAGAGTCACCTATGGCACAAAAAACCAACCAGTTGGGATACGTTAAAACTAATTCAAGCCTTAGTTCCTCCACAACGCGCACTTCTTCAGGAATGGTTAATTCAATAAGGATTTCTAGTACAGCAAGTTCGTTGCAGTCTACTTCAGCACCTATTTCGCCGAGTTTAAGCTCGGTTGCAACAAGTGCGTCTGAG CTACCATCATTCGACAGCGAT CCAGATGACCTTTTTGatgatattttacaaaatgacTCGTTTAACTTTGATAAAAATTTCAACTCTGAGCTTTCAATTAAACAGGAGCCTCAAAATTTAACTGACGCTGAAATGAATGCCATGGCAAAAGACAGACAAAAGAAGGATAACCACAATATGa tcGAGAGAAGACGCCGTTTCAATATTAATGACAGAATCAAAGAGCTTGGTACACTTTTGCCAAAGGGCAGTGATGCATTTTACGAAGTTGTTCGTGATATTCGTCCAAACAAAGGAACAATCTTAAAGTCGTCTGTTGACTACATTAAATGCTTGAAGCACGAGGTGACCCGCTTGAGACAAAATGAGTGTCGTCAACGTCAAGTGGAGTTGCAAAATCGAAAACTCATGTCTCGGATAAGG gAGTTGGAACTACAGGCAAAGTCTCACGGAATTTCTTTATCAGAATACCACTTAACCTCAGTATCGGCGCCTACCCAACCTAACGCATATCTTAAAAGTTCAAGTCTTTCGCCTTCGGTTTCTCGAAGTCGTCGATCACTTTTTGACCTCCCAGTGGAAAAAAAA gTGATGAACAGTCCTGATGTAAATATGGCAATGAATCAGATAGATGAACTCATGGAGGATTGCAAGCACCCAGTACAAGGCGGCGACCCGATGTTGTCTTCGCATAGCCACATGCCTACCGCTTCAGAATCACTATCTCCAAAGCAATTAAATTGTGCAAGTTTTGAACCAAAGATTGTCTTGGAGGCTGATCCAGGCCTTTTTAGAGGCAAGTCAAATTTAGTAGCAGATGACTGTTGCAGTATAAATTGCGGTACTTCATGCTATATTCAGCACCAGTCAACACACGAGGGTCACCGAAATCATTGCCAACACCCTAGTTTAAGGGGAATTCATAGTTTATCCGATTCAGTCCAAAACTCTGAGTTTAGTAGACTTGAACATTGCGATGATCCAATTTTGTCATCTTCCCATAGGTCTCTTGGCACAGTAGACGAAGATCAACATAGTTCTGTTGATATGTCTGCGGTCATGATAAACGACTCACTTTCCTCTTTGGTAGATGACAACCACAGTGAGCCCATGCTTCTCACCCCTGACACCTTAGATATTGATTTGTAa
- the Mitf gene encoding microphthalmia-associated transcription factor isoform X4 has protein sequence MTESGIDLGFDMEFDLNISLLNDNENMDFLPNVTVAGSSENMEFYELKSSTRCLRSDEIPTFKTATPTSRTQLKLQLQREQHQQQQQQMMIQQQILDSPDPKLHLLFGSGQGSMESEFIDSGSTSACGSGSSSLEQMSQLVQMDNLIESSSAVKLKVPLQSIGVDVPPQVLQVSTVLENPTRYHVIQKQKNQVRQYLSESFKPSIWGCHNSEIKMANNSASTGNLQSSSLDKGLQLERTNSYGCDTAVSAKRSMHSEDSMPNSTFGNSFSRNDNLNTTERVNQVSGESPMAQKTNQLGYVKTNSSLSSSTTRTSSGMVNSIRISSTASSLQSTSAPISPSLSSVATSASEPDDLFDDILQNDSFNFDKNFNSELSIKQEPQNLTDAEMNAMAKDRQKKDNHNMIERRRRFNINDRIKELGTLLPKGSDAFYEVVRDIRPNKGTILKSSVDYIKCLKHEVTRLRQNECRQRQVELQNRKLMSRIRELELQAKSHGISLSEYHLTSVSAPTQPNAYLKSSSLSPSVSRSRRSLFDLPVEKKVMNSPDVNMAMNQIDELMEDCKHPVQGGDPMLSSHSHMPTASESLSPKQLNCASFEPKIVLEADPGLFRGKSNLVADDCCSINCGTSCYIQHQSTHEGHRNHCQHPSLRGIHSLSDSVQNSEFSRLEHCDDPILSSSHRSLGTVDEDQHSSVDMSAVMINDSLSSLVDDNHSEPMLLTPDTLDIDL, from the exons ATGACGGAATCTGGAATCGATTTGGGCTTCGATATGGAGTTCGATCTAAATATTAGCCTGTTAAATGATAACGAAAATATGGATTTCCTACCAAATGTTACTGTAGCAGGCAGTTCTGAGAATATGGAGTTCTATGAATTAAAGTCATCAACTCGCTGTTTACGGTCGGATGAAAT ACCAACATTCAAAACTGCCACACCCACGTCACGAACCCAACTGAAGCTTCAGTTACAACGGgaacaacatcaacagcaacaacagcaaatgaTGATACAGCAACAGATTCTGGACTCGCCAGACCCAAAATTGCATCTATTGTTTGGCAGTGGACAGGGATCAATGGAATCGGAATTCATCGACAGCGGTAGCACCAGCGCTTGTGGCAGCGGGTCATCTAGTCTAGAACAAATGTCACAATTAGTGCAAATGGATAATTTAATTGAGTCGTCAAGTGCAGTTAAACTTAAAGTTCCTCTTCAAAGTATTGGTGTAGATGTGCCACCCCAAGTGCTGcag gtCAGTACAGTGCTGGAAAACCCAACAAGATATCACGTTATTCAAAAGCAAAAGAATCAAGTGAGACAATATCTTAGTGAATCCTTTAAGCCATCTATATGGGGCTGTCATAACAGCGAA ataaaaatggcaaataacTCTGCGTCGACAGGTAATCTTCAGAGTTCGTCTTTAGACAAAGGCCTTCAATTGGAGCGTACAAACAGTTACGGATGTGATACGGCTGTTAGTGCTAAAAGATCTATGCATTCTGAAGACTCAATGCCCAATTCCACATTTGGGAACAGTTTTTCAAGAAATGATAACTTAAATACCACTGAGCGTGTTAACCAAGTTTCTGGAGAGTCACCTATGGCACAAAAAACCAACCAGTTGGGATACGTTAAAACTAATTCAAGCCTTAGTTCCTCCACAACGCGCACTTCTTCAGGAATGGTTAATTCAATAAGGATTTCTAGTACAGCAAGTTCGTTGCAGTCTACTTCAGCACCTATTTCGCCGAGTTTAAGCTCGGTTGCAACAAGTGCGTCTGAG CCAGATGACCTTTTTGatgatattttacaaaatgacTCGTTTAACTTTGATAAAAATTTCAACTCTGAGCTTTCAATTAAACAGGAGCCTCAAAATTTAACTGACGCTGAAATGAATGCCATGGCAAAAGACAGACAAAAGAAGGATAACCACAATATGa tcGAGAGAAGACGCCGTTTCAATATTAATGACAGAATCAAAGAGCTTGGTACACTTTTGCCAAAGGGCAGTGATGCATTTTACGAAGTTGTTCGTGATATTCGTCCAAACAAAGGAACAATCTTAAAGTCGTCTGTTGACTACATTAAATGCTTGAAGCACGAGGTGACCCGCTTGAGACAAAATGAGTGTCGTCAACGTCAAGTGGAGTTGCAAAATCGAAAACTCATGTCTCGGATAAGG gAGTTGGAACTACAGGCAAAGTCTCACGGAATTTCTTTATCAGAATACCACTTAACCTCAGTATCGGCGCCTACCCAACCTAACGCATATCTTAAAAGTTCAAGTCTTTCGCCTTCGGTTTCTCGAAGTCGTCGATCACTTTTTGACCTCCCAGTGGAAAAAAAA gTGATGAACAGTCCTGATGTAAATATGGCAATGAATCAGATAGATGAACTCATGGAGGATTGCAAGCACCCAGTACAAGGCGGCGACCCGATGTTGTCTTCGCATAGCCACATGCCTACCGCTTCAGAATCACTATCTCCAAAGCAATTAAATTGTGCAAGTTTTGAACCAAAGATTGTCTTGGAGGCTGATCCAGGCCTTTTTAGAGGCAAGTCAAATTTAGTAGCAGATGACTGTTGCAGTATAAATTGCGGTACTTCATGCTATATTCAGCACCAGTCAACACACGAGGGTCACCGAAATCATTGCCAACACCCTAGTTTAAGGGGAATTCATAGTTTATCCGATTCAGTCCAAAACTCTGAGTTTAGTAGACTTGAACATTGCGATGATCCAATTTTGTCATCTTCCCATAGGTCTCTTGGCACAGTAGACGAAGATCAACATAGTTCTGTTGATATGTCTGCGGTCATGATAAACGACTCACTTTCCTCTTTGGTAGATGACAACCACAGTGAGCCCATGCTTCTCACCCCTGACACCTTAGATATTGATTTGTAa
- the Mitf gene encoding microphthalmia-associated transcription factor isoform X2, whose amino-acid sequence MFSYWSKKNMTSNVERKKTEEDMSICENILPTEVKMDKHKIAQQTTDKHVLEFQDFLRRVKTLQMSHIEPNENQDLIFHQPNLPSFTSIEVGEEPPTIPEADNIGKANPSSVPSSNECDYMPMATTNIRVTVGIDKDLEMILEMDPSIVDLGDISIAEATEPRIVGLPPLSGGPTFKTATPTSRTQLKLQLQREQHQQQQQQMMIQQQILDSPDPKLHLLFGSGQGSMESEFIDSGSTSACGSGSSSLEQMSQLVQMDNLIESSSAVKLKVPLQSIGVDVPPQVLQVSTVLENPTRYHVIQKQKNQVRQYLSESFKPSIWGCHNSEIKMANNSASTGNLQSSSLDKGLQLERTNSYGCDTAVSAKRSMHSEDSMPNSTFGNSFSRNDNLNTTERVNQVSGESPMAQKTNQLGYVKTNSSLSSSTTRTSSGMVNSIRISSTASSLQSTSAPISPSLSSVATSASEPDDLFDDILQNDSFNFDKNFNSELSIKQEPQNLTDAEMNAMAKDRQKKDNHNMIERRRRFNINDRIKELGTLLPKGSDAFYEVVRDIRPNKGTILKSSVDYIKCLKHEVTRLRQNECRQRQVELQNRKLMSRIRELELQAKSHGISLSEYHLTSVSAPTQPNAYLKSSSLSPSVSRSRRSLFDLPVEKKVMNSPDVNMAMNQIDELMEDCKHPVQGGDPMLSSHSHMPTASESLSPKQLNCASFEPKIVLEADPGLFRGKSNLVADDCCSINCGTSCYIQHQSTHEGHRNHCQHPSLRGIHSLSDSVQNSEFSRLEHCDDPILSSSHRSLGTVDEDQHSSVDMSAVMINDSLSSLVDDNHSEPMLLTPDTLDIDL is encoded by the exons atgttttcttactggagcaaaaaaaatatgacaagcAATGTTGAAAGGAAAAAGACTGAGGAAGACATGTCTatatgtgaaaatattttaccaaCAGAAGTAAAAATGGATAAGCATAAAATTGCTCAGCAAACCACAGATAAGCATGTCCTAGAGTTTCAAGACTTTCTGAGACGTGTTAAGACGTTACAGATGTCACATATTGAGCCAAACGAAAACCAAGACTTAATATTCCATCAGCCCAATCTGCCTAGTTTCACATCTATTGAAGTCGGGGAGGAACCGCCGACAATACCAGAAGCTGATAATATTGGTAAAGCAAATCCTTCATCAGTTCCGAGTTCAAATGAATGTGATTATATGCCTATGGCTACTACAAATATACGAGTAACAGTTGGTATCGATAAAGATTTAGAAATGATTCTTGAAATGGATCCGAGTATTGTAGATTTGGGTGATATTAGCATTGCCGAAGCTACAGAGCCGCGCATAGTGGGTTTACCTCCACTTTCGGGTGG ACCAACATTCAAAACTGCCACACCCACGTCACGAACCCAACTGAAGCTTCAGTTACAACGGgaacaacatcaacagcaacaacagcaaatgaTGATACAGCAACAGATTCTGGACTCGCCAGACCCAAAATTGCATCTATTGTTTGGCAGTGGACAGGGATCAATGGAATCGGAATTCATCGACAGCGGTAGCACCAGCGCTTGTGGCAGCGGGTCATCTAGTCTAGAACAAATGTCACAATTAGTGCAAATGGATAATTTAATTGAGTCGTCAAGTGCAGTTAAACTTAAAGTTCCTCTTCAAAGTATTGGTGTAGATGTGCCACCCCAAGTGCTGcag gtCAGTACAGTGCTGGAAAACCCAACAAGATATCACGTTATTCAAAAGCAAAAGAATCAAGTGAGACAATATCTTAGTGAATCCTTTAAGCCATCTATATGGGGCTGTCATAACAGCGAA ataaaaatggcaaataacTCTGCGTCGACAGGTAATCTTCAGAGTTCGTCTTTAGACAAAGGCCTTCAATTGGAGCGTACAAACAGTTACGGATGTGATACGGCTGTTAGTGCTAAAAGATCTATGCATTCTGAAGACTCAATGCCCAATTCCACATTTGGGAACAGTTTTTCAAGAAATGATAACTTAAATACCACTGAGCGTGTTAACCAAGTTTCTGGAGAGTCACCTATGGCACAAAAAACCAACCAGTTGGGATACGTTAAAACTAATTCAAGCCTTAGTTCCTCCACAACGCGCACTTCTTCAGGAATGGTTAATTCAATAAGGATTTCTAGTACAGCAAGTTCGTTGCAGTCTACTTCAGCACCTATTTCGCCGAGTTTAAGCTCGGTTGCAACAAGTGCGTCTGAG CCAGATGACCTTTTTGatgatattttacaaaatgacTCGTTTAACTTTGATAAAAATTTCAACTCTGAGCTTTCAATTAAACAGGAGCCTCAAAATTTAACTGACGCTGAAATGAATGCCATGGCAAAAGACAGACAAAAGAAGGATAACCACAATATGa tcGAGAGAAGACGCCGTTTCAATATTAATGACAGAATCAAAGAGCTTGGTACACTTTTGCCAAAGGGCAGTGATGCATTTTACGAAGTTGTTCGTGATATTCGTCCAAACAAAGGAACAATCTTAAAGTCGTCTGTTGACTACATTAAATGCTTGAAGCACGAGGTGACCCGCTTGAGACAAAATGAGTGTCGTCAACGTCAAGTGGAGTTGCAAAATCGAAAACTCATGTCTCGGATAAGG gAGTTGGAACTACAGGCAAAGTCTCACGGAATTTCTTTATCAGAATACCACTTAACCTCAGTATCGGCGCCTACCCAACCTAACGCATATCTTAAAAGTTCAAGTCTTTCGCCTTCGGTTTCTCGAAGTCGTCGATCACTTTTTGACCTCCCAGTGGAAAAAAAA gTGATGAACAGTCCTGATGTAAATATGGCAATGAATCAGATAGATGAACTCATGGAGGATTGCAAGCACCCAGTACAAGGCGGCGACCCGATGTTGTCTTCGCATAGCCACATGCCTACCGCTTCAGAATCACTATCTCCAAAGCAATTAAATTGTGCAAGTTTTGAACCAAAGATTGTCTTGGAGGCTGATCCAGGCCTTTTTAGAGGCAAGTCAAATTTAGTAGCAGATGACTGTTGCAGTATAAATTGCGGTACTTCATGCTATATTCAGCACCAGTCAACACACGAGGGTCACCGAAATCATTGCCAACACCCTAGTTTAAGGGGAATTCATAGTTTATCCGATTCAGTCCAAAACTCTGAGTTTAGTAGACTTGAACATTGCGATGATCCAATTTTGTCATCTTCCCATAGGTCTCTTGGCACAGTAGACGAAGATCAACATAGTTCTGTTGATATGTCTGCGGTCATGATAAACGACTCACTTTCCTCTTTGGTAGATGACAACCACAGTGAGCCCATGCTTCTCACCCCTGACACCTTAGATATTGATTTGTAa
- the Mitf gene encoding microphthalmia-associated transcription factor isoform X1, protein MFSYWSKKNMTSNVERKKTEEDMSICENILPTEVKMDKHKIAQQTTDKHVLEFQDFLRRVKTLQMSHIEPNENQDLIFHQPNLPSFTSIEVGEEPPTIPEADNIGKANPSSVPSSNECDYMPMATTNIRVTVGIDKDLEMILEMDPSIVDLGDISIAEATEPRIVGLPPLSGGPTFKTATPTSRTQLKLQLQREQHQQQQQQMMIQQQILDSPDPKLHLLFGSGQGSMESEFIDSGSTSACGSGSSSLEQMSQLVQMDNLIESSSAVKLKVPLQSIGVDVPPQVLQVSTVLENPTRYHVIQKQKNQVRQYLSESFKPSIWGCHNSEIKMANNSASTGNLQSSSLDKGLQLERTNSYGCDTAVSAKRSMHSEDSMPNSTFGNSFSRNDNLNTTERVNQVSGESPMAQKTNQLGYVKTNSSLSSSTTRTSSGMVNSIRISSTASSLQSTSAPISPSLSSVATSASELPSFDSDPDDLFDDILQNDSFNFDKNFNSELSIKQEPQNLTDAEMNAMAKDRQKKDNHNMIERRRRFNINDRIKELGTLLPKGSDAFYEVVRDIRPNKGTILKSSVDYIKCLKHEVTRLRQNECRQRQVELQNRKLMSRIRELELQAKSHGISLSEYHLTSVSAPTQPNAYLKSSSLSPSVSRSRRSLFDLPVEKKVMNSPDVNMAMNQIDELMEDCKHPVQGGDPMLSSHSHMPTASESLSPKQLNCASFEPKIVLEADPGLFRGKSNLVADDCCSINCGTSCYIQHQSTHEGHRNHCQHPSLRGIHSLSDSVQNSEFSRLEHCDDPILSSSHRSLGTVDEDQHSSVDMSAVMINDSLSSLVDDNHSEPMLLTPDTLDIDL, encoded by the exons atgttttcttactggagcaaaaaaaatatgacaagcAATGTTGAAAGGAAAAAGACTGAGGAAGACATGTCTatatgtgaaaatattttaccaaCAGAAGTAAAAATGGATAAGCATAAAATTGCTCAGCAAACCACAGATAAGCATGTCCTAGAGTTTCAAGACTTTCTGAGACGTGTTAAGACGTTACAGATGTCACATATTGAGCCAAACGAAAACCAAGACTTAATATTCCATCAGCCCAATCTGCCTAGTTTCACATCTATTGAAGTCGGGGAGGAACCGCCGACAATACCAGAAGCTGATAATATTGGTAAAGCAAATCCTTCATCAGTTCCGAGTTCAAATGAATGTGATTATATGCCTATGGCTACTACAAATATACGAGTAACAGTTGGTATCGATAAAGATTTAGAAATGATTCTTGAAATGGATCCGAGTATTGTAGATTTGGGTGATATTAGCATTGCCGAAGCTACAGAGCCGCGCATAGTGGGTTTACCTCCACTTTCGGGTGG ACCAACATTCAAAACTGCCACACCCACGTCACGAACCCAACTGAAGCTTCAGTTACAACGGgaacaacatcaacagcaacaacagcaaatgaTGATACAGCAACAGATTCTGGACTCGCCAGACCCAAAATTGCATCTATTGTTTGGCAGTGGACAGGGATCAATGGAATCGGAATTCATCGACAGCGGTAGCACCAGCGCTTGTGGCAGCGGGTCATCTAGTCTAGAACAAATGTCACAATTAGTGCAAATGGATAATTTAATTGAGTCGTCAAGTGCAGTTAAACTTAAAGTTCCTCTTCAAAGTATTGGTGTAGATGTGCCACCCCAAGTGCTGcag gtCAGTACAGTGCTGGAAAACCCAACAAGATATCACGTTATTCAAAAGCAAAAGAATCAAGTGAGACAATATCTTAGTGAATCCTTTAAGCCATCTATATGGGGCTGTCATAACAGCGAA ataaaaatggcaaataacTCTGCGTCGACAGGTAATCTTCAGAGTTCGTCTTTAGACAAAGGCCTTCAATTGGAGCGTACAAACAGTTACGGATGTGATACGGCTGTTAGTGCTAAAAGATCTATGCATTCTGAAGACTCAATGCCCAATTCCACATTTGGGAACAGTTTTTCAAGAAATGATAACTTAAATACCACTGAGCGTGTTAACCAAGTTTCTGGAGAGTCACCTATGGCACAAAAAACCAACCAGTTGGGATACGTTAAAACTAATTCAAGCCTTAGTTCCTCCACAACGCGCACTTCTTCAGGAATGGTTAATTCAATAAGGATTTCTAGTACAGCAAGTTCGTTGCAGTCTACTTCAGCACCTATTTCGCCGAGTTTAAGCTCGGTTGCAACAAGTGCGTCTGAG CTACCATCATTCGACAGCGAT CCAGATGACCTTTTTGatgatattttacaaaatgacTCGTTTAACTTTGATAAAAATTTCAACTCTGAGCTTTCAATTAAACAGGAGCCTCAAAATTTAACTGACGCTGAAATGAATGCCATGGCAAAAGACAGACAAAAGAAGGATAACCACAATATGa tcGAGAGAAGACGCCGTTTCAATATTAATGACAGAATCAAAGAGCTTGGTACACTTTTGCCAAAGGGCAGTGATGCATTTTACGAAGTTGTTCGTGATATTCGTCCAAACAAAGGAACAATCTTAAAGTCGTCTGTTGACTACATTAAATGCTTGAAGCACGAGGTGACCCGCTTGAGACAAAATGAGTGTCGTCAACGTCAAGTGGAGTTGCAAAATCGAAAACTCATGTCTCGGATAAGG gAGTTGGAACTACAGGCAAAGTCTCACGGAATTTCTTTATCAGAATACCACTTAACCTCAGTATCGGCGCCTACCCAACCTAACGCATATCTTAAAAGTTCAAGTCTTTCGCCTTCGGTTTCTCGAAGTCGTCGATCACTTTTTGACCTCCCAGTGGAAAAAAAA gTGATGAACAGTCCTGATGTAAATATGGCAATGAATCAGATAGATGAACTCATGGAGGATTGCAAGCACCCAGTACAAGGCGGCGACCCGATGTTGTCTTCGCATAGCCACATGCCTACCGCTTCAGAATCACTATCTCCAAAGCAATTAAATTGTGCAAGTTTTGAACCAAAGATTGTCTTGGAGGCTGATCCAGGCCTTTTTAGAGGCAAGTCAAATTTAGTAGCAGATGACTGTTGCAGTATAAATTGCGGTACTTCATGCTATATTCAGCACCAGTCAACACACGAGGGTCACCGAAATCATTGCCAACACCCTAGTTTAAGGGGAATTCATAGTTTATCCGATTCAGTCCAAAACTCTGAGTTTAGTAGACTTGAACATTGCGATGATCCAATTTTGTCATCTTCCCATAGGTCTCTTGGCACAGTAGACGAAGATCAACATAGTTCTGTTGATATGTCTGCGGTCATGATAAACGACTCACTTTCCTCTTTGGTAGATGACAACCACAGTGAGCCCATGCTTCTCACCCCTGACACCTTAGATATTGATTTGTAa